The following are from one region of the Achromobacter xylosoxidans genome:
- a CDS encoding MdtB/MuxB family multidrug efflux RND transporter permease subunit, giving the protein MSPSRLFILRPVATTLSMVAILIAGFIAYRLLPVSALPEVDYPTIQVVTLYPGASPDVMTSLVTSPLERQFGQMPGLNQMSSTSSGGASVITLQFNLTLPLDVAEQQVQAAINAASNLLPSDLPVPPTYNKVNPADAAVLTLAITSPTMPLPQVRDLVDTRVAQKLSQIPGVGLVSVAGGQRPAVRVQVNPQALAANGLSMSDLRTAIVGANVNQPKGNLDGPQRSTTINANDQLKTPTDYNDLIIAYKNNAPLRLSDVARAVEGAEDTRQAAWAGDKPAILLNIQRQPGANVIDVVNRIQALLPQLRAALPATLDVSVVSDRTQTIRDSVADVQFEMMLAVALVVMVTFVFLRSLTATLIPSVVVPLSLVGTFGIMYLAGFSINNLTLMALTIATGFVVDDAIVMIENIARHIEEGETPLQAALKGASQIGFTLISLTFSLIAVLIPLLFMTEVVGRLFREFAITLAVSILISLVVSLTLTPMMCARLLRAESEQKHGRFHQVTGAFIDRVIAGYDRWLQVVLRHQPLTLLVALATFALTVLLYLVIPKGFFPQQDTGLIQAITQAPQSISFPAMAERQRTAARLVLEDPDVQAVSSFIGVDGSNATLSAGRMQIALKPQAERNGDLRTVMGRLEQALAKQDGLTVYMQPVQDLTIEDRVSRTQYQMTLSNPDLKVLSEWTPKLVNRLRQVPGLKDVTDDLQDDGLQTWVEIDRDAASRLGITAAVIDEALYNAFGQRLISTIFTQSNQYRVVLEVEPQFQVTPASLGQIHVPTSTGAQVPLSSVAHISEGKTILAVNRLDQFPMVTVSFNLAPGASLSGAVEDIIAAEADIGLPTGVETRFQGAALAFQNSLSSTLWLILAAIVTMYIVLGVLYESYIHPITILSTLPSAGVGALLALLISGTELDMIGIIGIILLIGIVKKNAIMMIDFALDAERKRGLSPRAAIHEAALLRFRPILMTTLAALFGALPLMLSTGTGAELRQPLGLVMVGGLLLSQVLTLFTTPVIYLMFDRMSRRWRGVDQAQAGDAS; this is encoded by the coding sequence GTGAGTCCGTCGCGCCTGTTCATTCTGCGTCCGGTGGCCACCACGCTGTCGATGGTGGCCATCCTGATCGCCGGTTTCATCGCCTACCGGCTGCTGCCCGTTTCGGCCCTGCCGGAAGTGGACTATCCGACGATCCAGGTGGTGACGCTGTACCCCGGCGCCAGCCCCGACGTGATGACCTCGCTGGTCACCTCGCCATTGGAACGGCAGTTCGGACAGATGCCGGGCCTGAACCAGATGTCGTCCACCAGCTCGGGCGGCGCCTCGGTCATCACCCTGCAGTTCAACCTGACCCTGCCGCTGGACGTGGCCGAGCAGCAGGTGCAGGCGGCGATCAACGCCGCCTCGAACCTGCTGCCCAGCGACCTGCCGGTACCGCCGACCTATAACAAGGTGAATCCGGCGGACGCCGCAGTGCTGACGCTGGCGATCACTTCCCCCACGATGCCCCTGCCGCAAGTGCGCGATCTGGTGGATACGCGGGTGGCTCAGAAGCTGTCGCAGATCCCGGGCGTGGGCCTGGTCAGCGTGGCGGGCGGCCAGCGGCCGGCGGTGCGGGTGCAGGTCAATCCGCAGGCGCTGGCGGCCAACGGCCTGTCGATGTCGGACTTGCGCACAGCCATCGTCGGCGCCAACGTCAATCAACCCAAGGGCAATCTGGACGGGCCGCAGCGCTCCACCACCATCAACGCCAACGATCAGCTCAAGACGCCCACCGACTACAACGACCTGATCATCGCGTACAAGAACAATGCGCCGCTGCGCTTGTCCGACGTGGCGCGCGCCGTCGAAGGCGCCGAGGACACGCGCCAGGCGGCCTGGGCCGGCGACAAGCCCGCCATCCTGCTCAATATCCAGCGCCAGCCGGGCGCCAACGTGATCGACGTGGTCAACCGGATCCAGGCGCTGCTGCCCCAGCTGCGCGCCGCCTTGCCGGCGACCCTGGACGTGAGCGTGGTGTCCGACCGCACCCAGACCATCCGCGACTCGGTGGCCGACGTGCAGTTCGAGATGATGCTGGCCGTGGCCCTGGTGGTCATGGTGACCTTCGTGTTCCTGCGCAGCCTGACCGCCACGCTGATCCCCAGCGTGGTCGTGCCGCTGTCGCTGGTGGGCACCTTCGGCATCATGTACCTGGCCGGTTTCTCCATCAACAACCTGACCCTGATGGCGCTGACCATCGCCACCGGCTTCGTGGTGGACGACGCCATCGTCATGATCGAGAACATCGCCCGCCACATCGAGGAAGGCGAAACGCCGCTGCAGGCTGCGCTCAAGGGCGCCTCGCAGATCGGCTTCACGCTGATCTCGCTGACCTTCTCGCTGATCGCGGTGCTGATTCCGCTGTTGTTCATGACCGAAGTGGTGGGGCGACTGTTCCGCGAGTTCGCCATCACGCTGGCCGTGTCCATCCTGATATCGCTGGTGGTGTCGCTGACCCTGACGCCCATGATGTGCGCGCGCCTGTTGCGCGCCGAGTCGGAGCAGAAGCACGGCCGCTTCCATCAGGTCACCGGCGCCTTCATCGACCGCGTCATTGCCGGCTACGACCGCTGGTTGCAGGTCGTGCTGCGGCATCAGCCGCTGACGCTGCTGGTGGCGCTGGCGACCTTCGCGCTTACGGTGCTGCTGTATCTGGTGATTCCCAAGGGCTTCTTCCCACAGCAGGACACCGGCCTGATCCAGGCCATCACGCAGGCGCCGCAGTCGATTTCCTTCCCGGCCATGGCCGAGCGCCAGCGCACGGCCGCGCGCCTGGTGCTGGAAGATCCCGACGTGCAGGCCGTATCGTCCTTCATCGGCGTGGACGGCAGCAACGCCACGCTCAGCGCCGGGCGCATGCAGATCGCGCTCAAGCCGCAAGCCGAGCGCAACGGCGACCTGCGCACGGTGATGGGGCGCCTGGAGCAGGCCCTGGCCAAGCAGGACGGCCTGACCGTCTACATGCAGCCGGTGCAGGACCTGACCATCGAGGACCGCGTAAGCCGCACGCAGTACCAGATGACGCTGTCCAATCCCGACCTGAAGGTGCTGAGCGAATGGACGCCCAAGCTGGTGAACCGCCTGCGCCAGGTGCCCGGGCTGAAGGATGTGACCGACGACCTGCAGGACGACGGCCTGCAGACCTGGGTCGAGATCGACCGCGACGCCGCGTCGCGGCTGGGCATCACGGCGGCGGTGATCGATGAGGCGCTCTACAACGCCTTCGGCCAGCGGCTCATTTCCACCATTTTCACGCAATCCAACCAGTACCGCGTGGTGCTGGAGGTCGAGCCGCAATTCCAGGTGACGCCTGCCTCGCTGGGCCAGATCCACGTACCTACCTCGACCGGCGCGCAGGTGCCGCTGTCGTCGGTGGCGCACATCAGCGAAGGCAAGACGATACTGGCCGTCAACCGGCTGGACCAGTTCCCCATGGTGACCGTGTCCTTCAACCTGGCACCGGGGGCTTCCTTGTCCGGCGCGGTAGAGGACATCATCGCGGCCGAGGCCGACATCGGTTTGCCCACGGGCGTCGAGACGCGCTTCCAGGGCGCGGCGCTGGCGTTCCAGAATTCGCTGTCCAGCACCTTGTGGCTGATCCTGGCCGCCATCGTGACGATGTACATCGTGCTGGGCGTGCTGTACGAAAGCTATATCCACCCCATCACCATCCTGTCGACGCTGCCTTCGGCCGGCGTGGGGGCGCTGCTGGCCTTGCTGATCAGCGGCACCGAGCTGGACATGATCGGCATCATCGGCATCATCCTCTTGATCGGCATCGTCAAGAAGAACGCCATCATGATGATCGACTTCGCGCTGGACGCGGAGCGCAAGCGCGGCCTGAGCCCGCGCGCGGCCATACATGAGGCGGCGCTGCTGCGCTTCCGGCCCATCCTGATGACCACGCTGGCCGCCCTGTTCGGGGCGCTGCCGCTGATGCTGTCCACCGGCACGGGCGCCGAGCTGCGCCAGCCGCTGGGCCTGGTGATGGTGGGCGGGCTGCTGCTGTCGCAGGTGTTGACGCTGTTCACCACGCCGGTCATCTACCTGATGTTCGACCGCATGTCGCGCCGCTGGCGCGGCGTGGATCAGGCGCAGGCGGGGGACGCGTCATGA
- a CDS encoding multidrug efflux RND transporter permease subunit codes for MILSAPFIARPVATTLLSLAVVLAGLLSFFLLPVAPLPQVDIPTISVSASLPGASPETMASSVATPLERSLGSIAGVTEMTSSSSQGSTRITLQFDLSRDINGAARDVQAAINAARSLLPTSLRSNPTYHKANPSAAPIMTLALTSDTLSQGQLYDIASTIVAQKLSQVDGVGEVTVGGSSLPAVRVTVLPGALANRGVSLDQLRATLANANANRPKGVLQNDRYHWQIMVSDQLSRAEQYRPLIVAWKDGAPVRVSDVARVEDSVEDLYQTGFFNERKAILMIVRRQADANIIETVDAVRAQLPILQALMPADVNMTVAQDRTPSIRASLHEAELTLIIAVGLVVLVVLLFLRRWRAAIIPSVAVPVSLIGTFCIMYLCGFTLNTISLMALIVATGFVVDDAIVVLENIMRHVERGMSPMRAALRGSREVGFTVLSMSLSLVAVFIPILLMGGVVGRLFREFAVTLSAAIMVSLVVSLTLTPMMCARLLRQEAPDEKPPGRLARWSERGFESMLDGYRRSLRWALTHSRLMMLILAVAVGLNVYLYTAVPKGFFPQQDTGQLLGFFRVDQGTSFQATLPKLEALRKVVLADPAVQSMTGYAGGRGGSNSSFMQIQLKPLEERKVSADVVINRLRGKLQNMPGARMFLVSQQDIRIGGRASQGSYDYTLMSGDLQLLRTWMPKVQQAMAQVPEITDVDTDVEDKGRQINLVIDREAATRLGVSMSTISTVLNNSFSQRQVSVMYGPLNQYHVVLGVDPKFAQDIESLRQVEVITAAGARVPLSAFTRLENANAPLSVQHQGLFVADTISFSLAPGVSLGQATSAIDAAVARIGLPSDQIQAGFQGTAAALQQTLAQQPWLILAALVTMYIVLGILYESFVHPLTILSTLPSAGLGALLALLLVRYDFTLIALIGVFLLIGIVKKNAIMMVDFALEAERTQGMIPRDAIFQACLTRFRPIMMTTMAAIFGALPLVLATGAGVEMRQPLGITIVGGLVLSQILTLYTTPVVYLYLDRFRLWAARKRASRNGSSAPIEPT; via the coding sequence ATGATCCTGTCGGCACCCTTCATCGCCCGGCCGGTAGCGACCACGCTGCTGAGCCTGGCGGTCGTGCTGGCAGGCTTGCTGTCGTTCTTCCTTTTGCCCGTGGCGCCGTTGCCGCAAGTGGACATTCCCACCATTTCGGTGTCGGCCAGCCTGCCGGGCGCCAGTCCGGAAACCATGGCGTCCAGCGTGGCCACGCCGCTGGAGCGTTCGCTGGGCAGCATCGCCGGCGTGACCGAGATGACGTCCAGCAGCTCGCAGGGCTCGACCCGCATCACGCTGCAGTTCGATCTGTCGCGCGACATCAACGGCGCCGCCCGCGACGTGCAGGCCGCCATCAACGCGGCGCGCTCGCTCTTGCCGACCAGCCTGCGCAGCAATCCCACGTACCACAAGGCCAATCCCTCCGCGGCGCCCATCATGACCCTGGCGCTGACGTCCGACACGCTCAGCCAGGGCCAGCTTTACGACATCGCCTCGACCATCGTGGCGCAGAAGCTGTCGCAGGTGGACGGCGTGGGCGAGGTGACGGTGGGCGGCAGTTCGCTGCCGGCGGTGCGCGTTACCGTGCTGCCGGGTGCGCTGGCCAACCGCGGCGTGTCGCTGGACCAGCTGCGCGCGACGCTGGCCAATGCCAACGCCAACCGCCCCAAGGGCGTGTTGCAGAACGATCGCTATCACTGGCAGATCATGGTCAGCGACCAGCTCAGCCGCGCCGAGCAATACCGACCGCTGATCGTCGCCTGGAAGGACGGCGCGCCGGTGCGCGTCTCCGACGTGGCCCGCGTGGAAGACTCGGTCGAAGATCTGTACCAGACCGGTTTCTTCAACGAGCGCAAGGCCATCCTGATGATCGTGCGGCGCCAGGCGGACGCCAACATCATCGAAACCGTGGATGCGGTGCGCGCCCAGCTGCCCATCCTGCAGGCGTTGATGCCGGCGGACGTCAACATGACGGTGGCGCAGGATCGCACGCCCAGCATCCGGGCCTCGCTGCACGAGGCCGAGCTGACGCTGATCATTGCCGTGGGCCTGGTGGTGCTGGTGGTGTTGCTGTTCCTGCGGCGCTGGCGCGCGGCCATCATTCCCAGCGTGGCGGTGCCGGTGTCGCTGATCGGCACCTTTTGCATCATGTACCTCTGCGGCTTCACGCTGAATACCATTTCGCTGATGGCGCTGATCGTGGCGACCGGCTTCGTGGTGGACGACGCGATCGTGGTGCTGGAGAACATCATGCGCCATGTGGAGCGGGGCATGTCGCCCATGCGCGCGGCGCTGCGCGGTTCGCGCGAAGTGGGCTTCACGGTGCTGTCGATGAGCCTGTCGCTGGTGGCGGTGTTCATCCCCATCCTGCTGATGGGCGGCGTGGTCGGAAGGCTGTTCCGCGAGTTCGCGGTGACGCTGTCGGCCGCCATCATGGTGTCGCTGGTGGTGTCGCTGACCTTGACGCCGATGATGTGCGCGCGCCTGTTGCGACAGGAAGCTCCCGACGAGAAGCCGCCGGGCCGGCTGGCGCGCTGGTCGGAGCGCGGCTTTGAGTCCATGCTGGACGGCTACCGCCGCAGCCTGCGCTGGGCGCTGACGCACAGCCGCCTGATGATGCTGATCCTGGCGGTTGCCGTGGGCCTGAACGTCTATCTGTATACCGCGGTACCCAAGGGCTTCTTCCCGCAGCAGGACACGGGCCAACTGCTGGGCTTTTTCCGGGTCGACCAGGGCACCTCGTTCCAGGCCACGCTGCCCAAGCTGGAGGCGCTGCGCAAGGTGGTGCTGGCCGATCCGGCGGTGCAGAGCATGACGGGTTACGCGGGCGGACGCGGCGGCAGCAACAGCAGCTTCATGCAGATCCAGTTAAAGCCCCTGGAAGAGCGCAAGGTCTCGGCGGACGTGGTCATCAACCGGCTGCGCGGCAAGCTGCAGAACATGCCGGGCGCGCGCATGTTCCTGGTGTCGCAGCAGGACATCCGCATCGGCGGGCGCGCCAGCCAGGGTTCCTACGACTACACGCTGATGTCGGGCGATCTGCAATTGCTGCGCACCTGGATGCCCAAGGTGCAGCAGGCCATGGCGCAGGTTCCCGAGATCACCGACGTGGACACCGACGTCGAGGACAAGGGCCGCCAGATCAACCTGGTGATTGACCGCGAGGCCGCGACCCGCCTGGGCGTAAGCATGTCCACCATTTCCACGGTGCTGAACAACTCCTTCAGCCAGCGCCAGGTGTCGGTGATGTACGGACCGTTGAACCAGTACCACGTGGTGCTGGGCGTGGACCCGAAGTTCGCGCAGGACATCGAATCGCTCAGGCAGGTAGAGGTCATCACCGCGGCCGGCGCGCGCGTGCCGCTGTCGGCTTTCACCCGCCTGGAAAACGCCAACGCGCCGCTCAGCGTGCAGCACCAGGGGCTGTTCGTGGCCGACACCATCTCGTTCAGCCTGGCGCCCGGCGTGTCATTGGGCCAGGCGACCAGCGCCATCGACGCGGCGGTGGCGCGCATCGGGCTGCCGTCAGATCAGATCCAGGCTGGTTTCCAGGGCACCGCCGCAGCCTTGCAGCAGACCTTGGCGCAGCAGCCCTGGCTGATCCTCGCGGCGCTGGTCACCATGTATATCGTGCTGGGCATCCTGTACGAGAGCTTCGTGCATCCGCTGACCATCCTGTCGACCTTGCCGTCCGCCGGTCTGGGCGCGCTGCTGGCGCTGCTGCTGGTGCGCTATGACTTCACGCTGATCGCGCTGATCGGGGTGTTCCTGCTGATCGGCATCGTCAAGAAGAACGCCATCATGATGGTGGACTTCGCCCTGGAAGCCGAGCGCACTCAGGGGATGATCCCGCGCGATGCGATTTTCCAGGCGTGCCTGACGCGCTTTCGCCCCATCATGATGACGACCATGGCCGCCATTTTCGGCGCGCTGCCCCTGGTGCTGGCCACCGGCGCCGGGGTCGAGATGCGCCAGCCGCTGGGCATTACCATCGTCGGCGGCCTGGTCCTGAGCCAGATCCTCACGCTGTACACCACGCCCGTGGTCTATCTTTACCTGGACCGCTTCCGTCTCTGGGCCGCGCGCAAGCGCGCTTCCAGGAACGGGTCCTCCGCTCCCATAGAACCCACATGA